One window of Watersipora subatra chromosome 3, tzWatSuba1.1, whole genome shotgun sequence genomic DNA carries:
- the LOC137389601 gene encoding uncharacterized protein produces MGAFLGSAVFSASVFFYCLGLIFGVVGYIGAWLEPRPSSDKSVTSVGVSTACFVEFPLSSLYSERPDEDVLNGCKDTTKTSAVFDQIPDEYVSPAWYRKVQDMHLAALILIFLTLLLVLGFLISYCTLKQQLKKRRRPSSTLLLSKAALGLWFVLAAVAGALLISGPFIFIKNYEERTSKFFGTKKDTHKYGAGLAITIAGGVSLLISFVLSLIVFTTVIKKMFRLSSGDAKMVFADEFANLGDDTELERLSNNELDRDQPDSSSEITHKKAPPVAAPRQNPPSSVDQGEGLSYMNIPKSGRDKEGTPNQGNPTPRPKSSVAPQPAKRLSMHGSSDKQKSAEEPGYKIDYSGSSAPGPRSVAGESMASTAYPPSTRYSSYSPFMQPRHNHSDTESSLAGRNRSVARSGPAGDTMSNASSNIPQPSVVEPRSSRGDVKHSRYAGAF; encoded by the exons ATGGGTGCCTTCCTCGGCAGTGCTGTTTTCAGTGCATCCGTGTTTTTTTACTGTTTAGGTCTTATATTTGGAGTAGTGGGATATATTGGTGCTTGGTTGGAACCTAGACCATCATCAGATAAAAGTGTTACTAGTGTGGGTGTTAGCACAGCCTGTTTTGTGGAATTCCCATTATCATCATTGTACTCCGAGCGACCAGATGAGGATGTCTTAAACGGCTGCAAGGATACAACAAAGACTAGTGCAGTGTTTGACCAGATTCCTGACGAATATGTGAGTCCTG CTTGGTACCGTAAGGTTCAGGATATGCATCTGGCTGCTTTGATACTCATCTTCCTCACCCTCCTGTTGGTACTCGGCTTTCTCATCTCTTATTGCACTCTGAAGCAACAGTTGAAAAAGCGTCGCAGGCCCTCCAGCACCCTATTGCTATCAAAGGCTGCGCTGGGACTGTGGTTTGTGCTTGCTGCTGTAGCAG GTGCTCTTCTGATATCGGGCCCCTTCATTTTCATAAAGAACTACGAAGAGCGAACAAGTAAGTTCTTTGGGACGAAGAAGGATACACACAAATATGGTGCAGGCCTTGCCATAACTATTGCTGGAGGTGTCAGCCTCCTCATCTCCTTCGTTCTGTCTCTCATCGTCTTCACAACTGTTATTAAAAAGATGTTCCGTCTCTCTTCCGGCGATGCCAAG atggtgTTTGCG GATGAGTTTGCCAATCTAGGAGATGACACAGAGCTGGAGAGGCTGTCAAATAATGAGTTAGATAGAGATCAACCTGACTCCAGTTCTGAAATAACTCACAAAAAGGCTCCCCCTGTCGCTGCCCCTCGTCAGAACCCTCCTAGCAG CGTTGATCAAGGAGAGGGTTTGTCTTATATGAATATTCCAAAGAGTGGACGAGATAAAGAAGGAACACCAAATCAGGGTAACCCAACCCCGAGGCCCAAGTCTAGTGTTGCCCCTCAACCAGCAAAGCGTCTTTCTATGCATGGTTCCTCTGACAAGCAG AAGTCTGCTGAAGAACCAGGATACAAAATAGATTATTCTGGGAGTTCAGCTCCTGGACCTAGGAGCGTGGCGGGGGAGTCGATGGCGTCCACAGCTTACCCTCCTTCGACTCGGTACTCCAGCTACTCCCCATTCATGCAGCCGCGGCATAACCACAGCGATACGGAGTCTAGCCTGGCTGGTAGGAACAGGTCTGTCGCTAGGTCAGGCCCAGCTGGTGACACCATGTCTAACGCTAGCAGTAATATACCTCAGCCTTCTGTGGTTGAACCACGCAGTTCTCGGGGCGATGTAAAACATAGCAGATACGCTGGTGCATTCTAG
- the LOC137389603 gene encoding uncharacterized protein: protein MAASNILEFQWYPDSMRCDVVREDQEKEYVFDFKLEKLKKKEVEEGFEIQSTARSFTFLVNAGDKPMLKCKVSNLPEDIETKKLPETKIDDGRIQVFLKKTTKNNWNNLISRVEPSWKFPPLSEIQ from the exons ATGGCTGCAAGCAATATTCTAGAGTTCCAATGGTATCCTGACAGCATGCGTT GTGATGTTGTCAGGGAAGATCAGGAGAAAGAGTATGTTTTTGATTTTAAACTCGAAAAGTTGAAAAAGAAGGAAGTGGAAGAGGGCTTTGAAATACAATCAACTGCTCG GTCCTTCACTTTCCTGGTGAATGCCGGAGACAAGCCAATGCTTAAATGCAAAGTCAGCAACTTGCCAGAAGATATCGAGACTAAAAAACTTCCAGAGACCAAG ATAGATGATGGCCGCATACAGGTGTTTTTAAAAAAGACAACCAAGAACAATTGGAACAATTTGATCAGCCGTGTTGAGCCCTCCTGGAAGTTCCCTCCACTTTCCGAAATACAGTAG